The proteins below come from a single Sorghum bicolor cultivar BTx623 chromosome 4, Sorghum_bicolor_NCBIv3, whole genome shotgun sequence genomic window:
- the LOC8059709 gene encoding uncharacterized protein LOC8059709 produces the protein MDEYHHHHHRMGAAADFRRDLEDLVCDHLGGCFSPPPSSSSSCSAAAGGGAADHEPDGEAESSAARRRRRESRLLSRWVARQAEEVLSSMEREVERRNREAELLALARLHPVSTLDPSSFLLSSPATPPPPRPQAPSPAAPSSLLQMWRELEHRRADAHPFDREPTPDNADRDRERVRQIARRLTDTADSPTAAAAAATANGEWLGETERQRVRLVREWVQMASQPRDSRAGVRRDEPAAGADRDRRGEPPRLRGRQARLDVISRMARERQRELQGISGYHVVSEFPRRSRNRIQGLLRGRFLRNGALPVEEERPPSVAARELGQLRQSHRMPALRSESVASSQDVSQSDASVPESVRLLVNDESQQVADVAFTDTEDTAQTLLENVDLQEMDADRAEAHSPSIPLDDMVVMQESLTQGDNMRQDETEDDTGFWQSSLDGRLDRWPSDIDEGADRTWEDNAEDLHSETVEEDDREHGHLQEEHDGWHDDESHGTMENWQDDYQDSTLDTGPIPRTENRFIPPDDDNVYSMELRELLSRRSVSNLLSNGFGESLERLIRSYVQRRGHGPLNWNLDAAMPPTNAPNANQEQERNPETRQFQGPVNRPALVIPPPPLPPRQPLWHRELRHNNWSSRHREWDAINDLRADMGRLQQGMSSMQRMLEACMDMQLELQRSVRQEVSAALNRFAGPEGFSMDLSDDGSKCNQVRKGTCCICCDTQIDSLLYRCGHMCTCSKCANELVRSGGKCPLCRAPIVEVVRAYSVL, from the exons ATGGACGAGTaccatcaccaccaccaccgcatgggcgccgccgccgacttCCGCCGCGACCTCGAGGACCTCGTCTGCGACCACCTCGGCGGCTGCTTCTCCCCGCccccgtcctcctcctcctcctgctccgcCGCGGCGGGGGGAGGCGCCGCGGACCATGAGCCCGACGGCGAGGCCGAGTCGTCGGCGGCGCGCAGGCGGAGGCGGGAGTCGCGCCTCCTCAGCCGCTGGGTCGCGCGCCAGGCCGaggaggtgctctcctccatgGAGCGCGAGGTCGAGCGCCGCAACCGCGAGGCCGAGCTCCTCGCGCTTGCGCGCCTCCACCCGGTCTCCACCCTCGACCCATCctccttcctcctctcctcgcccgccacgccgccgccgccgcgcccgcaGGCGCCCTCCCCCGCCGCGCCCTCCTCGCTCCTGCAGATGTGGCGCGAGCTCGAGCACCGCCGCGCCGACGCCCACCCCTTCGACCGCGAGCCCACCCCGGACAACGCCGACCGTGACCGCGAGCGCGTGCGCCAGATCGCGCGACGCCTCACCGACACCGCCGACAGTCcaacggccgccgccgccgcagccacaGCTAACGGGGAGTGGCTCGGCGAGACGGAGAGGCAGAGGGTCAGGCTCGTAAGGGAGTGGGTGCAGATGGCCAGCCAGCCACGTGACTCTCGTGCGGGTGTGCGCAGGGACGAGCCTGCTGCCGGCGCCGACAGGGACAGGCGAGGGGAGCCTCCTCGGCTACGAGGCCGGCAGGCGAGATTGGATGTCATCAGCCGGATGGCCAGGGAGCGTCAGCGCGAGCTGCAGGGAATATCAGGGTACCATGTCGTGTCCGAGTTCCCTCGCCGCAGCCGCAACCGCATCCAG GGATTGCTTAGGGGGAGGTTCTTGAGGAATGGGGCGCTTCCGGTTGAAGAGGAGCGACCACCATCTGTGGCAGCGAGGGAGCTCGGGCAGTTGAGGCAGAGCCATCGTATGCCCGCCTTGAG ATCAGAGAGTGTTGCAAGTAGTCAAGATGTTAGCCAATCTGATGCTTCTGTGCCTGAGAGTGTTAGATTACTAGTTAATGATGAATCTCAGCAAGTGGCTGATGTGGCTTTTACTGATACTGAGGATACTGCCCAAACGTTGCTGGAGAATGTGGATTTACAAGAAATGGATGCAGATCGTGCTGAGGCACACTCACCAAGTATACCTTTGGATGACATGGTTGTAATGCAAGAGTCTCTAACTCAAGGTGATAACATGCGGCAAGATGAGACAGAAGATGACACGGGATTCTGGCAGTCATCTTTGGATGGCAGGCTTGATAGGTGGCCCAGTGATATTGATGAAGGTGCTGACAGAACTTGGGAAGATAATGCAGAAGACTTGCACAGTGAAACTGTGGAGGAGGATGACAGGGAGCATGGTCATCTACAAGAAGAGCATGATGGATGGCATGATGACGAGTCTCATGGTACCATGGAGAACTGGCAAGATGATTACCAAGATTCCACACTTGATACAGGCCCCATTCCTAGGACCGAAAATAGGTTTATTCCACCTGATGATGACAATGTGTACAGCATGGAACTTAGAGAATTACTTAGCAG GCGAAGTGTGTCCAATCTTCTTAGTAATGGCTTTGGTGAAAGTTTGGAGCGATTAATAAGGTCATATGTTCAACGGCGTGGTCATGGTCCCCTCAACTGGAATCTTGATGCAGCCATGCCCCCTACGAATGCACCAAATGCAAATCAGGAACAAGAAAGGAACCCTGAAACACGGCAATTCCAGGGTCCGGTCAATAGACCTGCCCTTGTTATCCCTCCTCCACCTTTGCCACCGCGACAACCATTATGGCACAGAGAACTGCGTCATAACAACTGGAGCAGCAGACACAGG GAATGGGATGCTATTAATGATTTAAGAGCTGACATGGGTAGACTCCAGCAAGGGATGAGCAGCATGCAGAGGATGCTGGAAGCGTGCATGGATATGCAGCTGGAATTGCAGCGTTCTGTGAGACAAGAAGTGTCAGCTGCCTTGAATCGATTTGCAGGACCTGAAG GATTCTCGATGGATCTGTCTGACGATGGATCAAAATGCAATCAAGTGAGGAAAGGAACCTGCTGCATATGCTGCGATACGCAAATCGATTCTCTACTGTACAG GTGTGGACACATGTGTACTTGCTCGAAATGTGCAAATGAGCTGGTGCGCAGCGGTGGCAAGTGCCCGCTCTGCCGGGCTCCCATCGTGGAGGTGGTCCGCGCATACTCAGTATTGTAA
- the LOC8059710 gene encoding caffeic acid 3-O-methyltransferase has product MPPPSAAATSTTAAASAARDDMSPAEARLAMMELANMVSVPMALTAVIRLGVPAAIWAGGANAPRSAAELLPAGHPDPSVLERLLRLLASRGVFSESTSTSEDRTTTTRRFALTAVGRTLVPEGASGASYADYVLQHHQDALVAAWPRLHEAVLDPRGPEPFARANAGVPAYAYYGKDREANQVMLRAMTGVSEPFMHALLDGYGFDGGFHGVATLVDVGGSSGACLEMIMRRVPTIKEGINFDLPDVVADAPAIAGVRHVGGDMFKSIPSGDAIFMKWVLTTWTNDECTAILRNCHAALPDGGKLVACEPVVPEETDSSTRTRALLENDIFVMTTYRTQGRERSEEEFHHLGIAAGFTGFRAIYLDPFYAVLEYTK; this is encoded by the exons atgccgccgccctccgccgccgccacttcCACCACCGCAGCCGCCAGCGCCGCGAGGGACGACATGTCCCCGGCGGAGGCCCGGCTGGCGATGATGGAGCTGGCGAACATGGTGTCGGTCCCGATGGCGCTGACGGCCGTAATCCGGCTGGGCGTCCCCGCCGCAATATGGGCTGGCGGCGCCAACGCGCCGCGGTCGGCGGCCGAGCTCCTCCCGGCGGGCCACCCGGACCCGTCGGTCCTGGAGCGGCTGCTCCGCCTGCTGGCGTCCCGCGGCGTCTTCTCCGAGTCCACGTCCACGTCGGAGGaccggacgacgacgacgcggcgGTTCGCGCTCACCGCGGTGGGCCGCACGCTGGTGCCGGAGGGCGCCTCGGGCGCGTCGTACGCCGACTACGTGCTGCAGCACCACCAGGACGCGCTGGTGGCGGCGTGGCCGCGGCTGCACGAGGCCGTGCTGGACCCGCGCGGGCCCGAGCCGTTCGCGCGCGCCAACGCCGGCGTCCCCGCCTACGCCTACTACGGCAAGGACAGGGAAGCTAACCAGGTGATGCTCCGCGCCATGACGGGGGTCTCCGAGCCCTTCATGCACGCCCTCCTCGACGGCTACGGCTTCGACGGCGGGTTCCACGGCGTCGCCACGCTCGTCGACGTCGGGGGAAGCTCCGGCGCCTGCCTCGAGATGATCATGCGCAGGGTCCCCACTATCAAGGAGGGTATCAACTTCGACCTGCCCGACGTCGTCGCCGACGCGCCGGCCATCGCCG GAGTGAGGCATGTTGGCGGAGACATGTTCAAGTCCATCCCCTCTGGTGATGCCATCTTCATGAAG TGGGTTCTGACGACGTGGACCAACGACGAGTGCACGGCCATCCTCAGGAACTGCCACGCCGCGCTGCCGGACGGCGGCAAGCTGGTCGCCTGCGAGCCGGTGGTGCCGGAGGAGACGGACAGCAGCACCAGGACGAGGGCACTTCTGGAGAACGACATCTTCGTCATGACCACCTACCGGACGCAGGGGAGGGAGCGCTCCGAGGAGGAGTTCCACCACCTCGGCATCGCCGCCGGCTTCACCGGCTTCCGCGCCATCTACCTCGACCCCTTCTATGCCGTCCTCGAGTACACCAAGTGA
- the LOC8059711 gene encoding uncharacterized protein LOC8059711, protein MVCVACLLPLFLIPLVNALPYLVDLIISKVYRLFGWEYRRPERAPPACPYKPAAQKNDEGASESKPLVNPHGAAAEDKKEE, encoded by the exons ATG GTTTGCGTCGCGTGCCTGCTGCCGCTCTTCTTGATCCCGCTGGTCAACGCCCTCCCTTACCTCGTCGACCTCATCATC AGCAAGGTGTATCGGCTATTTGGATGGGAGTACAGGAGACCTGAAAGAGCCCCACCAGCTTGTCCTTACAAGCCTGCAGCTCAGAAGAACGATGAG GGTGCGAGTGAATCAAAACCCCTAGTCAATCCACATGGTGCTGCGGCAGAAGATAAGAAAGAGGAATAA